In Arthrobacter citreus, a single genomic region encodes these proteins:
- a CDS encoding YrrS family protein encodes MSSIETNRRVQKLRSVRRGNYFYRLLLIPLLFGIIYLGIKIALPIIKQEKMEPKTAKAELTTSVQEPKQMTDIPNPYQAKYRERVNEIIRDSVNDENIIESTVKEWKPNITKQIEPHIVRYSYKSQDFYEMEEAVSKATSLTKEDFSVWHLGKGYDLQSIKVYIATNDLSYKYVVYLHWVEKEGWLPILVQEVKALKY; translated from the coding sequence ATGTCTTCGATTGAAACAAACAGAAGGGTCCAAAAGTTAAGAAGTGTACGAAGAGGGAATTATTTTTACCGTTTACTACTTATTCCACTTCTTTTTGGAATTATCTATTTAGGGATAAAAATTGCGCTACCAATCATTAAGCAAGAAAAAATGGAGCCTAAAACTGCAAAAGCTGAGCTAACTACATCAGTCCAAGAACCAAAGCAAATGACGGATATACCGAATCCATACCAAGCCAAATATCGTGAAAGAGTAAATGAGATTATTCGAGATTCAGTAAATGATGAAAATATAATCGAGTCAACTGTGAAAGAATGGAAGCCTAATATAACGAAGCAAATTGAACCGCATATCGTTCGGTATAGTTATAAATCTCAAGACTTCTACGAAATGGAAGAAGCAGTTTCAAAAGCTACTTCTTTAACAAAAGAAGATTTCTCCGTGTGGCATCTCGGTAAAGGATACGATCTTCAAAGTATAAAAGTATATATAGCCACAAATGACTTAAGCTATAAATATGTCGTTTACTTACACTGGGTTGAAAAAGAAGGGTGGCTCCCGATACTAGTCCAGGAAGTAAAGGCTTTAAAGTATTAA
- a CDS encoding bifunctional 3-deoxy-7-phosphoheptulonate synthase/chorismate mutase, translating to MSTNELVQLRDKVDEINLKIVELLNERGAVVQEIGKQKIKHGIKRFDPVREREVLDMIANVNEGPFETSTLQHIFKTIFQASLELQEDDHRKALLVSRKKKPENTIVTVKNDIVLGDGSQSFIMGPCAVESYEQVRAVAQAMKQQGLTMMRGGAFKPRTSPYDFQGLGYEGLQILREVANEFDLAVISEILNPNDVERSLEYVDVIQIGARNMQNFDLLKTVGQVNKPVLLKRGLSATIEEFINAAEYIISQGNDQIILCERGIRTYEKATRNTLDISAVPILKKETHLPVVVDVTHSTGRKDLLLPTAKAALAIGADAVMAEVHPDPAVALSDSAQQMNIPQFEEFMFELKDFRSKLQG from the coding sequence ATGAGTACAAATGAATTAGTGCAATTACGTGATAAGGTTGATGAAATTAATTTGAAAATCGTGGAATTATTAAACGAGCGTGGGGCAGTTGTTCAAGAGATAGGTAAACAGAAGATTAAACATGGTATTAAGCGTTTCGATCCAGTTCGTGAGCGTGAAGTTTTAGATATGATTGCAAATGTGAATGAAGGGCCATTTGAAACTTCAACATTACAACATATTTTTAAAACAATTTTCCAAGCAAGTTTAGAGTTACAAGAAGATGACCACAGAAAAGCTCTTTTAGTATCTAGAAAGAAAAAGCCTGAAAATACAATTGTCACAGTGAAAAACGATATTGTTCTTGGTGACGGTTCACAATCATTTATTATGGGACCATGTGCAGTTGAAAGCTATGAGCAAGTACGTGCAGTTGCACAAGCAATGAAACAACAAGGTTTAACAATGATGCGAGGCGGTGCATTTAAACCTAGAACTTCTCCATACGATTTCCAAGGACTTGGATACGAAGGTCTTCAAATTTTAAGAGAAGTGGCAAATGAGTTTGATTTAGCGGTTATTAGTGAAATACTAAATCCAAATGATGTTGAAAGATCATTAGAATATGTTGATGTCATTCAAATTGGTGCACGTAATATGCAAAACTTCGATTTACTGAAAACAGTTGGTCAAGTAAATAAACCTGTTTTATTAAAACGTGGATTGTCAGCAACAATTGAAGAATTTATTAATGCAGCAGAATACATTATTTCTCAAGGAAATGACCAAATTATTCTTTGTGAAAGAGGAATTCGTACTTATGAGAAAGCTACAAGAAATACATTAGATATCTCAGCTGTACCTATTCTTAAGAAAGAAACACATTTACCAGTTGTTGTCGATGTTACTCATTCTACAGGACGTAAAGACTTACTATTACCAACTGCAAAAGCGGCTCTAGCAATTGGAGCGGATGCAGTAATGGCTGAAGTACATCCAGACCCAGCAGTTGCTTTATCAGATTCAGCTCAACAAATGAATATTCCGCAATTTGAAGAGTTCATGTTTGAGTTAAAAGACTTCCGTTCAAAGCTTCAAGGGTAA
- a CDS encoding prephenate dehydrogenase produces MKKNVLLIGTGLIGGSIALAIKKVHDVNIIGYDINEKQLEIGKKIQVLDETSVQLKTCAEKAHLIIFSCPVEESIKYIHMLSEYELKNDVILTDVGSTKSEIMRHSRTLTDKGYCFIGGHPMAGSHKTGVESAKVHLFENAYYILTPSENTVDGQIDELKEWLKGTGSHFVVIDEATHDQITGVVSHFPHLIASNLVKQVKNYSKDEPLVTSLAAGGFRDITRIASSSPKMWTDIVIQNKDILLSLISNWIDDMKQMYQLVDNQNKDEIFQYFKDSKDYRDNMPVKANGAIPSYFDLYVDVLDRVGELANITTILSIHQVSITNLRIIESREGLPGVLRISLQTENDRVKAENFLNVNGYETYIVS; encoded by the coding sequence TTGAAAAAGAACGTCCTTTTAATTGGCACTGGTTTAATTGGAGGCTCAATTGCCTTGGCAATAAAAAAAGTGCATGATGTGAATATCATTGGCTATGATATAAACGAAAAACAACTTGAAATAGGAAAAAAAATTCAAGTTTTAGATGAAACCTCGGTACAGCTTAAAACCTGTGCCGAGAAGGCTCATCTAATTATCTTTTCTTGTCCTGTTGAGGAGTCAATAAAATATATACATATGTTAAGTGAATATGAACTAAAGAATGATGTCATATTAACAGATGTAGGTAGTACGAAAAGTGAAATTATGAGACACTCTAGGACACTTACAGATAAAGGATATTGCTTCATTGGTGGTCATCCGATGGCGGGTTCACACAAAACTGGTGTTGAGAGTGCGAAAGTTCATTTATTCGAAAATGCATATTATATTTTGACACCGAGTGAAAATACTGTAGATGGTCAAATTGATGAATTGAAAGAATGGCTTAAAGGAACAGGCTCACATTTTGTTGTGATTGATGAAGCAACACATGATCAAATTACAGGAGTGGTAAGTCACTTTCCACATCTAATCGCTTCTAATCTTGTAAAACAAGTTAAGAACTACTCAAAAGACGAGCCCTTAGTAACTTCTCTTGCTGCAGGTGGATTTAGAGACATTACAAGAATCGCATCAAGTAGTCCAAAAATGTGGACTGATATTGTGATTCAAAATAAAGATATTTTGCTTTCTCTAATTTCCAACTGGATAGATGATATGAAGCAAATGTATCAGCTTGTAGATAATCAGAATAAAGATGAAATCTTTCAATATTTTAAGGACTCAAAAGACTATCGTGACAATATGCCAGTAAAAGCAAATGGTGCCATTCCAAGTTATTTTGATTTATATGTTGACGTCTTAGATCGTGTTGGTGAGCTTGCTAATATCACAACAATCCTATCTATTCATCAAGTTAGTATTACTAATCTGAGAATTATTGAGTCACGCGAAGGCTTACCAGGTGTACTTCGAATAAGTCTTCAAACTGAAAATGACAGAGTGAAAGCAGAAAACTTCTTAAATGTAAATGGATATGAGACGTATATTGTTTCATAA
- a CDS encoding aminopeptidase: MSQFEKSLEKYAELAVKSGVNIVEGQTLQINAPIGAAEFVRKVVKYAYEAGAKNVNIEWNDDVITRTKYELAPEEVFSEFPGWKVTALEELAENGGAVLSVISPNPELLKGIDPKRIATFNKTASSALHKYREYMMADRIRWSIVAIPCVEWAEKVYPNEQIDKAMELLWDSVFKICRVDNENPVEAWVKHNDFLQEKVVQLNDKRYKTLHYTAPGTDLKLDLVDNHVWKGGGANSEDGKWFNPNIPTEEVFSMPHSHGVNGTVQATLPLNYGGNLIENFSLTFKDGKVVDFTAEKGYDTLQHLLDTDEGARRLGEVALVPHDSPISNTGLIFFNTLYDENASCHLALGKAYPNNMKDGEKLPSEEQEKLGINQSLTHVDFMIGSPELNIDGIKEDGTVEPIMRNGNWAF; the protein is encoded by the coding sequence ATGTCTCAGTTTGAAAAATCTTTAGAAAAATATGCTGAACTTGCTGTAAAAAGTGGAGTTAATATCGTAGAAGGACAAACACTACAAATAAATGCACCAATCGGAGCTGCAGAATTCGTTCGTAAAGTTGTAAAATACGCTTACGAAGCAGGAGCAAAAAATGTAAATATCGAATGGAACGATGATGTAATTACTCGTACAAAATACGAATTAGCACCAGAAGAAGTATTCTCAGAATTTCCAGGTTGGAAAGTTACTGCTTTAGAAGAATTAGCTGAAAACGGTGGAGCTGTGTTATCAGTAATCTCACCAAACCCTGAATTATTAAAAGGAATCGATCCAAAGCGTATTGCTACTTTTAATAAGACTGCTAGCTCAGCATTACATAAATATCGTGAATACATGATGGCTGACCGTATTCGTTGGTCAATCGTAGCGATTCCATGCGTGGAATGGGCAGAAAAAGTGTATCCAAATGAGCAAATTGACAAAGCTATGGAATTACTATGGGATTCAGTTTTCAAAATTTGCCGAGTTGACAATGAAAATCCAGTAGAAGCTTGGGTTAAACATAACGATTTCTTACAAGAAAAAGTTGTTCAATTAAATGACAAGCGCTACAAAACATTACATTATACTGCACCTGGTACTGATTTAAAACTAGATTTAGTAGATAATCATGTATGGAAAGGTGGCGGAGCAAACAGTGAGGATGGCAAATGGTTTAATCCAAACATTCCAACTGAAGAAGTTTTCTCTATGCCACATAGCCACGGTGTAAACGGTACAGTTCAAGCTACTTTACCATTAAATTACGGTGGAAATTTAATCGAGAACTTCTCTTTAACATTTAAAGATGGTAAAGTTGTCGATTTCACAGCTGAAAAAGGCTATGATACACTGCAACACTTATTAGATACTGATGAAGGTGCTCGCCGTTTAGGTGAAGTTGCATTAGTACCACATGATTCACCTATTTCTAATACAGGTTTAATTTTCTTCAACACATTATATGATGAAAATGCTTCTTGCCACTTAGCATTAGGTAAAGCATATCCAAACAATATGAAGGATGGAGAAAAATTACCTTCTGAAGAACAAGAAAAATTAGGAATCAACCAAAGCTTAACTCACGTTGATTTCATGATCGGTTCTCCAGAATTAAACATCGATGGTATTAAAGAAGATGGAACAGTTGAACCAATTATGAGAAATGGTAACTGGGCATTTTAA
- the crcB gene encoding fluoride efflux transporter CrcB, whose translation MMIIIGIGGGIGAICRYALGNYVNKKHTTIFPFGTFVINILGSFILGLTNHLYLDQSISTTMWLFIGVGILGGFTTFSTFGYEAIQLIISKKFKTALSYIILSTIISIFCAYIGFHLFR comes from the coding sequence ATCATGATCATTATTGGAATAGGTGGGGGAATTGGAGCAATTTGTCGTTATGCTCTTGGTAATTATGTTAATAAAAAGCATACAACAATTTTTCCTTTTGGCACCTTCGTTATAAACATACTCGGGTCGTTTATTTTAGGTTTAACTAACCATCTTTATCTAGATCAGTCCATCTCTACAACTATGTGGTTGTTTATTGGTGTAGGAATATTAGGGGGTTTTACTACCTTTTCTACATTTGGCTATGAAGCCATTCAATTAATCATCTCAAAAAAATTCAAAACCGCTTTATCTTACATCATTTTATCTACAATTATAAGTATTTTTTGTGCATATATTGGTTTTCATCTATTCCGATAA
- the mtnN gene encoding 5'-methylthioadenosine/S-adenosylhomocysteine nucleosidase codes for MKIAIIGAMEEEVHVLRDKLDNLKKEEIAGSEYNIGTYEGKQVILLKSGIGKVNAAMATAILLEKYQPDVVINTGSAGGLHTDLNVGDVVISTEVRHHDVDVTAFNYEYGQVPGMPAAFPSDDKLKSIAKKCAEKINGIQVVEGLIVTGDSFMNDPVRVEFVKGKFGDLYAVEMEAAAIAQVCFAFKVPFVVTRALSDIAGKESDISFDQFIHTAAVNSTLMVEEMIKAL; via the coding sequence ATGAAAATAGCTATTATTGGAGCAATGGAAGAAGAAGTACATGTATTACGTGATAAATTAGATAACCTGAAAAAAGAAGAAATTGCAGGTTCAGAATATAATATTGGTACATATGAAGGTAAACAAGTAATTTTATTAAAGTCTGGGATTGGTAAAGTTAATGCAGCAATGGCAACTGCAATTCTATTAGAAAAATATCAGCCAGACGTTGTTATTAATACAGGTTCTGCAGGTGGCTTACACACAGATTTAAATGTTGGTGATGTAGTGATTTCAACAGAAGTGCGTCACCATGACGTAGACGTAACTGCATTCAATTATGAATACGGCCAAGTACCAGGTATGCCAGCAGCATTCCCTTCAGATGACAAATTAAAGTCTATTGCTAAAAAATGTGCTGAAAAGATTAATGGAATTCAAGTAGTTGAAGGACTAATTGTAACTGGGGACTCATTTATGAATGATCCTGTTAGAGTTGAGTTCGTAAAAGGAAAATTTGGGGATCTTTATGCTGTAGAAATGGAAGCAGCTGCAATTGCTCAAGTTTGTTTTGCCTTTAAAGTACCGTTTGTTGTAACGCGTGCATTATCAGATATTGCGGGTAAAGAATCAGATATTTCATTTGATCAATTCATTCATACTGCAGCAGTAAATTCAACATTAATGGTTGAGGAAATGATTAAAGCATTATAA
- a CDS encoding SRPBCC family protein, translating into MEDLNYEFYIGAKPEEVWKIFVTPEGTKAIFFGCILKSTFEVGAQYEYIGPGEDGDHTVHVYGKILAFEPYKMMSYTEHPGPVYRENHAELETKITLTLEEVGECTKLTLVNDQWPENHPSYESTKSSWPMILSNVKTYAESGKTLDFGW; encoded by the coding sequence ATGGAAGATCTAAATTATGAGTTTTATATTGGTGCTAAACCAGAGGAAGTTTGGAAGATATTTGTAACACCAGAAGGAACTAAGGCAATTTTTTTCGGTTGTATATTGAAGTCAACATTTGAAGTTGGGGCGCAATATGAATATATTGGACCAGGTGAAGATGGAGATCATACAGTACATGTTTATGGAAAAATATTAGCATTTGAGCCTTACAAAATGATGAGTTATACAGAACATCCTGGTCCAGTTTACCGTGAAAATCATGCTGAATTAGAAACAAAAATTACTCTTACACTTGAAGAAGTGGGAGAGTGTACAAAGCTAACATTAGTTAACGATCAATGGCCAGAAAATCACCCTTCATATGAAAGTACAAAATCTAGTTGGCCGATGATATTAAGTAATGTAAAAACATATGCAGAATCAGGTAAAACATTAGATTTTGGCTGGTAA
- a CDS encoding ABC transporter permease, which translates to MRIFAISKRIIKQFLKDRRSLAMIFVAPIVLLFLFSYILKQDDTKPTLALVDAPPAFEHVMKDYAKVKNVNPSNIKVKLKNMKLDGAVLFKSGEIVVQIEGTDKARTTAVMDAIQSAVKEITPSNLKIVMDPIYGSKNMESFDSIGPIFIGFFSFLFVFILSGISFVRERLTTTLERLLVTPVKRWEIVVGYILGFGFFALIQSIIITIFSITVLDMYNVGSAWEVCVVNILLSLTALTLGMLLSAYANNEFQVVQFIPVIAVPQILFSGIFSTAFLPNWFKVIGGILPLTYGAEALRGIMIKGQSLVDVGFQLLILLGFSILFISLNIIALKKQRSI; encoded by the coding sequence ATGAGAATCTTTGCTATTTCAAAACGAATCATTAAACAATTTTTAAAAGATAGAAGATCTCTTGCAATGATTTTCGTAGCACCTATTGTGTTATTATTTTTATTTTCTTATATCTTAAAACAAGATGATACAAAGCCTACATTAGCTCTTGTAGATGCCCCGCCAGCATTTGAACATGTAATGAAAGACTATGCGAAAGTAAAAAATGTTAATCCTTCAAATATAAAAGTTAAATTGAAAAATATGAAGCTTGATGGTGCTGTCTTATTTAAGTCAGGAGAAATAGTGGTACAGATTGAAGGGACTGATAAAGCAAGAACTACTGCAGTTATGGATGCGATTCAATCAGCAGTGAAGGAAATCACACCGTCTAATCTTAAAATTGTAATGGATCCAATTTACGGTAGTAAAAATATGGAATCGTTTGATTCGATTGGACCTATTTTTATTGGATTCTTCTCGTTTTTATTTGTTTTTATCTTATCAGGTATTTCATTTGTGCGAGAAAGATTAACGACAACTTTAGAACGATTACTAGTTACACCTGTAAAAAGATGGGAAATTGTAGTAGGTTATATTCTAGGATTTGGATTTTTTGCTCTTATACAATCAATTATTATCACAATCTTTTCAATCACAGTATTGGATATGTATAATGTAGGAAGCGCTTGGGAAGTTTGTGTAGTTAATATTTTGCTATCTCTTACTGCATTAACACTCGGAATGTTATTATCTGCATATGCAAATAATGAATTTCAAGTCGTGCAATTTATTCCAGTGATTGCTGTTCCTCAAATACTATTTTCAGGTATTTTTTCAACAGCATTCTTACCAAATTGGTTTAAAGTTATTGGAGGCATTTTACCACTGACATATGGAGCAGAGGCACTAAGAGGAATTATGATTAAAGGTCAGTCCCTTGTAGATGTTGGCTTCCAGCTATTAATTTTACTAGGATTTTCGATACTGTTTATTTCTTTAAACATAATTGCTTTAAAGAAACAGCGTTCAATTTAA
- a CDS encoding TetR/AcrR family transcriptional regulator, which translates to MFPIKLEEFLPEEKLQEMNEKEIKILEAAIEIFAEKGFVSTSTNEIAKKANVAEGTIFRYFKTKKELLKSIIKPTLVKTIAPFEMDRFSKAVFHLEHKTFEDFLHALIKNRMEFVKKNKSVIKIIIQEMPFQDDMQEELKKLFKEKMYPKIALVLQSFIDKGQIKDIPIPTVLRLIISSVIGLVVSSIVLENIPLWNEEQETQRTIEFIKAGLNAKE; encoded by the coding sequence GTGTTTCCAATTAAATTAGAAGAGTTTTTACCAGAAGAAAAATTACAGGAAATGAATGAAAAAGAAATAAAAATTCTTGAAGCAGCAATCGAAATATTTGCTGAAAAAGGCTTTGTTAGTACATCAACAAATGAAATAGCAAAAAAAGCAAATGTTGCTGAAGGTACAATTTTTCGTTATTTCAAAACTAAAAAAGAATTATTAAAAAGCATCATAAAGCCCACTTTAGTAAAAACAATTGCTCCTTTTGAAATGGATCGTTTTTCTAAAGCAGTGTTTCATTTAGAACACAAAACATTTGAAGATTTTTTACATGCACTAATTAAAAATCGAATGGAATTTGTGAAAAAAAACAAGTCAGTAATAAAAATAATCATACAAGAAATGCCATTTCAAGATGATATGCAAGAAGAATTAAAAAAACTTTTTAAAGAGAAAATGTATCCTAAAATTGCGCTTGTTTTACAATCGTTTATTGATAAAGGTCAAATAAAAGACATACCGATTCCAACCGTACTAAGATTGATTATTTCATCTGTTATTGGCCTTGTAGTATCGTCAATCGTGCTTGAAAATATTCCGTTATGGAATGAAGAGCAAGAAACACAACGCACTATCGAGTTTATTAAGGCAGGGTTAAATGCTAAAGAATAG
- a CDS encoding ABC transporter ATP-binding protein produces MKVNIFERRIKMSNVVQIQQVDRLFGKRAVLKNISMTIQEGEIFGILGPSGSGKTTLIKLIAGIDKSSKGEVLVYNKQMPDFSVLPSIGYMGQSDALYSDLTGADNLSFFGALYNLKGKELKARIQEVAEIVGLEDALSKQVNQYSGGMKKRLSLAISILHKPTLLILDEPTVGIDPVLRKQIWNQFFDMKKQGTTIIITTHIMEEAEKCERIGLIREGELIALDTTENLISKSKTGKIEDLYFNNEVSS; encoded by the coding sequence ATGAAAGTAAATATATTTGAACGGAGGATTAAGATGAGCAATGTTGTTCAAATCCAACAGGTCGATCGTTTATTTGGAAAAAGAGCTGTGCTAAAAAATATTTCTATGACTATTCAAGAAGGGGAAATTTTTGGAATATTAGGCCCATCAGGCTCTGGAAAAACAACTTTAATTAAATTGATTGCTGGAATTGATAAAAGTTCAAAAGGAGAGGTACTTGTTTATAACAAACAGATGCCTGATTTCTCCGTCCTGCCGTCGATAGGATACATGGGTCAATCTGATGCATTGTATAGTGATTTAACTGGTGCTGATAATTTAAGTTTCTTTGGTGCGCTATATAATTTAAAAGGTAAAGAACTAAAGGCGAGAATTCAGGAAGTAGCTGAAATTGTTGGTTTAGAGGATGCATTAAGCAAACAAGTTAATCAATACTCTGGGGGAATGAAAAAGCGACTTTCTCTAGCAATTTCAATTCTGCATAAACCTACATTACTAATTCTGGATGAACCAACAGTTGGAATTGATCCTGTACTTAGAAAGCAAATATGGAATCAGTTTTTTGACATGAAAAAACAAGGCACTACGATCATTATTACAACCCATATCATGGAAGAAGCTGAAAAGTGCGAGCGTATTGGATTAATTAGAGAAGGTGAACTAATCGCATTAGACACGACTGAAAATTTAATCTCGAAATCAAAAACTGGCAAGATTGAAGACCTATATTTTAATAATGAGGTGAGTTCATGA
- a CDS encoding CPBP family intramembrane metalloprotease: MDNELNYKTLIPENIPNERKSAIKTLVFYFLIFIVGLNLLLVIATIWGAIFVKTAHISLTREQFYNLLNTVSIYADSIFGVLSLFWLYYYTKKKGLLTLRRINITVIDIVIVLGAYVVLIVSSQLLDVIFQHFNYSIATPDNQKEVEGLLRTNPALMIISAVILAPIKEEWITRKLIIGSIFKHSPIIGLIVSSFGFGLLHMLAGFSIYALLSYSLAGLIFGIIYIKTKKIEVTIFAHFLNNLVSIILFYATN, from the coding sequence TTGGATAATGAATTAAACTATAAAACACTCATACCAGAAAATATACCGAATGAACGTAAGTCTGCCATAAAAACACTTGTCTTCTATTTTTTAATATTTATAGTTGGTTTGAACTTACTTCTAGTGATTGCAACGATATGGGGTGCGATTTTTGTTAAAACCGCGCATATTAGTCTAACTAGAGAACAATTTTATAATCTTTTAAATACTGTTTCGATTTATGCGGATTCAATCTTTGGTGTCCTCAGTTTATTTTGGCTATATTATTATACGAAGAAAAAAGGTCTTCTAACTTTAAGACGAATAAACATTACTGTAATTGATATTGTAATTGTTTTAGGCGCATATGTGGTTCTTATTGTTTCTTCACAACTTCTTGATGTAATTTTCCAACATTTCAATTATTCGATAGCAACTCCAGATAATCAAAAAGAAGTTGAAGGCTTGCTGCGTACCAATCCGGCCCTTATGATTATTTCTGCTGTAATATTAGCACCGATTAAAGAAGAATGGATTACACGAAAATTAATCATTGGTTCTATTTTTAAACATTCTCCGATTATTGGATTGATCGTAAGTTCATTTGGATTTGGTTTATTGCATATGCTTGCTGGTTTTTCTATCTATGCATTACTGTCGTACTCTTTAGCTGGGTTAATTTTTGGTATTATTTATATCAAAACAAAAAAAATTGAGGTTACGATTTTTGCCCACTTTTTGAATAATTTAGTTTCGATTATTCTTTTTTATGCTACAAACTAA
- a CDS encoding GNAT family N-acetyltransferase produces the protein MNLTYEAIDEDQIELCRDLCNELMTFQKAKATIKQELFDHMNFDTRMVPSVKKAIHNYIVIVKDEDKVVGYVYSNISPKEAYSNEFATFFDLSSVHIKNVGCLSQFYIKEEYRKYGVGSVLFKMSMKWLKQFDDVEDYFIFVSNGNEDALEFYKRKGFSVSHTILDGFITVLRSNEVFQELA, from the coding sequence ATGAATTTAACTTATGAAGCGATCGACGAAGATCAAATTGAATTATGTAGAGATTTATGTAATGAATTAATGACTTTTCAAAAGGCAAAAGCGACAATCAAACAAGAGTTGTTTGATCATATGAATTTTGATACACGAATGGTTCCTTCAGTAAAAAAAGCCATACATAATTATATTGTTATCGTAAAAGATGAAGACAAAGTCGTTGGTTATGTTTATTCAAATATTTCTCCAAAAGAGGCATATTCAAATGAATTTGCAACATTTTTCGATCTATCCTCAGTTCATATAAAGAATGTTGGTTGTTTGTCTCAATTTTACATAAAAGAAGAATATCGAAAATATGGCGTTGGTTCTGTACTATTCAAAATGTCTATGAAGTGGCTGAAACAGTTTGATGATGTAGAGGATTATTTTATTTTTGTTTCTAATGGAAATGAAGACGCGCTTGAATTTTATAAACGTAAAGGATTTTCAGTTAGCCATACAATTTTAGATGGTTTTATTACCGTATTAAGAAGTAATGAAGTGTTCCAAGAACTTGCTTAA
- the crcB gene encoding fluoride efflux transporter CrcB — MNYLLIFVGGFFGAILRYLFGTAIHPLTNGFPIHTFLINIIGCFFLGFFLPMAKVNLKPEYTLLIGTGFTGAFTTFSTFSLENVVLIDEKKMLVSFAYILLSLVIGISLSYLGVKTVEKFNKAKGVTSS, encoded by the coding sequence ATGAACTATTTACTTATATTTGTTGGAGGTTTTTTTGGAGCAATTCTACGATACTTATTTGGGACAGCAATTCATCCACTAACTAATGGTTTTCCAATTCATACATTTTTAATCAATATAATTGGATGCTTCTTTTTAGGATTTTTCTTACCGATGGCTAAAGTTAATCTAAAACCTGAATACACTTTATTAATTGGAACAGGTTTTACTGGAGCGTTTACAACATTTTCAACCTTTTCACTTGAAAATGTGGTTCTAATTGATGAAAAAAAGATGCTAGTAAGTTTTGCCTATATACTACTAAGTTTAGTAATTGGAATAAGTTTGTCATATCTTGGTGTGAAAACGGTTGAGAAATTTAATAAAGCAAAAGGAGTAACCTCATCATGA
- the sigK gene encoding RNA polymerase sporulation sigma factor SigK has translation MPGLFTALSLFLKEVFVFVSYVKNNAFPQPLSSAEETLYLNRMANGDGEARNLLIEHNLRLVAHIVKKFENTGEDAEDLISIGTIGLIKAIESFVQGKGTKLATYAARCIENEILMHLRALKKTKKDVSLHDPIGQDKEGNEISLLDILKTETEDVVDQIQLNMELEKIKQYIKILDDREKDVIIQRFGIDMDKELTQREIAKKLGISRSYVSRIEKRALMKMYHEFLRAEKEKKKDKK, from the coding sequence ATGCCTGGTTTATTTACAGCTTTAAGTCTGTTCTTAAAAGAAGTGTTCGTGTTTGTTTCGTATGTAAAAAATAATGCCTTCCCTCAGCCTCTTTCTTCAGCAGAAGAAACGCTCTATTTAAATCGTATGGCAAACGGTGATGGCGAAGCACGAAATTTATTGATTGAACATAATTTAAGGCTTGTTGCTCACATCGTCAAAAAATTTGAAAACACTGGTGAAGATGCTGAAGATTTAATTTCAATCGGGACTATTGGCTTAATTAAAGCAATCGAAAGCTTTGTCCAAGGTAAAGGAACGAAATTAGCAACATATGCGGCTAGATGTATTGAAAACGAGATACTTATGCATTTACGTGCGCTAAAGAAAACAAAAAAAGATGTCTCCCTTCATGACCCGATTGGGCAAGACAAAGAAGGAAACGAAATTTCACTTTTAGACATTTTAAAAACGGAAACAGAAGATGTAGTTGATCAAATTCAACTAAATATGGAGCTTGAAAAAATCAAACAATACATTAAGATTCTAGATGATCGTGAAAAGGATGTTATTATTCAACGATTTGGAATTGATATGGATAAAGAATTAACTCAACGCGAAATTGCAAAGAAATTAGGCATTTCAAGAAGCTATGTTTCAAGAATTGAAAAACGTGCCTTAATGAAAATGTACCATGAGTTTTTAAGGGCTGAAAAAGAAAAGAAAAAGGATAAAAAATAA